A genome region from Ignavibacteria bacterium includes the following:
- a CDS encoding DUF3575 domain-containing protein, whose product MRRLMFISLSLFFLFGSLDSFAQPKRAITINPIGLVFGTFNAQFELALSERNAVAIRGNYVGYDIGSYKNSAFGGGAHYKWYFNNKAITGIWAGPAADVLLWTADWDVFGISKSETTLFAGVGADLGYKWAWGKFCLELSAGGRFYFGEISGLSFGGFLPSLGLGVGYAW is encoded by the coding sequence ATGCGCCGGCTTATGTTCATTTCACTTTCACTTTTCTTTCTTTTTGGGTCGTTGGATTCTTTTGCCCAACCAAAAAGAGCAATTACAATAAATCCAATTGGATTAGTTTTCGGAACTTTCAACGCCCAATTTGAACTTGCCCTGAGCGAGAGGAATGCTGTCGCAATTCGAGGGAATTACGTAGGGTATGATATCGGTAGCTACAAAAACTCTGCATTTGGCGGAGGTGCGCACTATAAATGGTATTTTAATAATAAAGCCATCACAGGCATTTGGGCTGGACCAGCAGCTGATGTTTTACTCTGGACAGCGGATTGGGACGTATTCGGGATTAGCAAGAGTGAAACTACACTCTTTGCTGGAGTCGGTGCTGATTTAGGTTACAAATGGGCTTGGGGAAAATTTTGCCTTGAACTTTCTGCAGGGGGAAGATTTTATTTCGGCGAAATATCAGGACTAAGTTTTGGAGGATTTCTACCAAGTCTTGGCTTGGGTGTTGGTTACGCCTGGTAA